TCCGAAAACCGCTCGGGCTCCCACTTGTTCTGCGGCGCGAGGACCGCCCACTCGCGGCGAGCGAGCCTGATTTGACGCGAGGTCAGCAGCGTGCCGATGCTCCCCCAGGCGGTCTCCTGTAAGGGACGAGCCGTCTGCTCGACCATGTACTCGAGCCCCGCCAGCCCCGACTGGTTCCAGAGGAAGCTGTTCGAGGTGTCGACGATTGCCCGACCCGGAACCTGATACCGCGCCGGCGAGTGACCGACCCGACCGTAGCTCTCGTAGGTGGTCTCGCCCGCTAACTGCGTCCAACCCGGCGTTCGTCCGAGGTGGAACTCGTCGGCTTTGAATCCCAGTTCCGACGCGCGTTCGGCGAGCAGCGGAACCAGGTCGCCGTGGCTCACGACGAGGACGTCCGGATCGTCGTGCTCGAGGCGGTCCCGGAGCGTCTCGAGCACCGATTGCGGATCACCGCCGCCGTCCGTATCAGCGACCGACTCACCCTCGATTCGGAGCGCGGAAACGTCGCCGGCGGCCAGCGAGTGATCCCCGAGGTCGAGCCGCAACGTCCGCAACTCCCGCGTCGGCGTGGGATCGATCCCGCGGTCGAGACAGTACCGAAAACCGGGCTCGAGATCGACATCGAACAGTCGGAACGTTCCCGGCGCGTGGGTACCCGACTCGTGGACGCCGCGGATCTCGCGGGCGAGTTGACGAACGTCGTCGACGCGCTCGCAGTCGACTCGCAATACCTCGCTTCGCTCGCCGACGTGGGCTTCGTGGAGGTCCGTCGCCCACCGCTCGAGTCGTGTCTCGGCAACCTTGGGGTCGACCTCAAGGCGCGCACGCAGGTCCGCGAGCGAATCGTCGGGTCCCGAGACGAACAGCGAAGGCGTGTAGTCCTCGACGAGCGTCGAGTCGGCACCCATATCGGTCAGTTGCCACTCCCGGACGGTGCCGTCCTCGAACTCGAACGCGTACGGTTCCGGTCGGCTCATTCGCGGTCGGCACCTCCGTCCGTCGTCCGTTCGTCTCGCGCCTCGAGTGCCGTCCGGTCGTCGCACTGCTCGCACACCTCGAGTTCGGCCCGCAGACGACGCAACTCGACCTCATGGGCGAGCGCCAGCGACAGCAACAGCGCGCGTTCGGGATCCGTCGGGTTCGCGTAGCCCGCCGCGTCGGCGAACGTGCGGCCCCGATCGAACAGTCGATCGAAGTCTGCCTGGTACTCCCGGCGCAGCGCGCGGCGCATCGGTTTCCACTCGGACTCGAGTCCCCGAAGCGCGTCGCGGTACGTCGGGTTCGTTCGCCCCATCAGAGCGTCACCTCGAGGAGTCCCCGGTCGTGGGCCTCGACGACGGACTGAACCGCTGACGCGGAGCCGTAGAGGTCGACCCAGTAGGGGATCGTCGTCTGCCAGTGGGTTCCGTGCCAGTAGCCCGCCGTCTCGTCGATGGCGGCTCCCGTTTCACCGTCGTCCGTCGGTTCTTCGTCCGAGCGTTCGAGTCGAATTCCCTCACGCGTGCGGACGCATTCGATGGTCGCGGCTGCGTACTCCGCGACTGTGGCAGCGCGACCATCGTCGGCGCTCGTCACCACGACGGGACAGGAAAGCACGCGGCCCAGTTCGGCGAGCGTCTCGAGCGACGCGGCGAGCAGGTCCTCGCGCTCCCAGTCGGGCAGGTCGGCGTCGTGATACAGACTGGCGACGTTCGGCGCGACGATCAGCTCCGTTTCCGGCCCCACCCGGCGCGTGACTCGCCGGATTAGCGAGTGGTGCTGGTAGGCCGTAAACGCCCGCGCGATCCGCAGCGGCTCCAACGCTCGGTCGTTCGGGACGCAGTCGTAGAGCACCTGCGTCGCGGCCGTGTTTCGGGCGTCGATCCAGTAGGCCATCGGGTTCGTTTCGGAGTCGCTCTCGGCCGCGGGTTCGGTCAGTCGAGCTCCGACGAGTCGATGCGGGATCGTCGATCGCGGTGACGGCACCTCGAGCAGCGTCAGTCCCGGCTCGAACTCGAGTCCGAACACCGGTGAGTGAGTGTGCATGGACGGAGACTCGAGCGAGAGACCGATAAGCGACGGAGCACCGTTTCCGAAATTCCGAAAACAAGCAGGAATCGGCTAACAGGTCCGGACGTACTCGTTTCGAGAGGAGTAACGCCGCCCAAGGACGATTCCGAAATCCGAAACGGTGGTCGGTTCGGCGACGCTGTGACGGTTTTGTCACTATACTCTTTACCGGTGACGTAGCCGGTGGGAGCGCCCGCGCAGTGTCTCTCCGGAACCACCACCTTCCGTCCGCTCCGCGGGTTCTCGGTCGCGTACGAGACGTCCTTTCGCAACCGTTCCCGGTCATTTCAGCGATCGGTGCACTGATACCCTTCGTATCGTGATGATGGGTATCCCACTCACACTGGCAACGAGTACGTACTGACGCGATAGCCGAGACCCGTCTATTCGCGGTCGACCGCGTCGTCGTCGATAATTCGGTAGGTCCGCCCGCGGCGTTCGCCGACGGCCTCGATCAGGTCGTAATGGACCATCTTCGTCAGGTAGTTGCGCAGCGTGCGGTTCGTCTTCGGGTCGGTGACCCGCCGCTCGTACTCGTCGTAGAGGTCGCCGGGTTCGATCTCGCCGACGTCCGCGACGATATCGTACAGCACCCGCTGGTGTTCGATCAGCCCCTCGACGGTTTTGCGTCGGATCGCCGTTCGCGCGTCCGGAATCGCCGCCTCGAGCACGTCGTCGGTCACGCACTCCTGGCCCTGCTGGCTCGCTCGCCGGGCCGCCGATCGCAGGATCCCGATCCCGACCCTGGCATCCCCAGACGCGGCGTCGGCGATCGTTCGCAACTGCTCGTCGCTGACACAGCCTGGCTCGAGGGCCTTGTCCGCCCGTTCCGCGAGGATGGCCGTGAGTTCCTCGGTGCCGTAGCGATCGAACCGAACGCGGGTTCCAGCACGGAGCCGCGACCGCACCCGATCGTCGAAGCTCGCGAACAACTCTTCCTCGCGGTTGGCGATCAAGACGAGCGAGACGTGACTCAGTCGGTGGAGATCGTACAGCGCTGCGGTCTCCTCCAACTGGTCGACCTCGTCCAGAATGACGACGATTGGGCGGTCGTCCGTCTCGCGCAGTCGGCCGAACAGTTCGTCCTTCGGCGTCGATCGATGGATGTCGAACGTCCGCCCGACCGCCTCGAGAACGCTGTAGAGCACTCGGAATCGGGTGTACTCCTGCCAGCAGTTGACGTAGGCGACCTCGACCGCGGGCTCCTGTTCGCGGAGCTGAGCGAGCGTGTAGCGGGCGATGCAGGTCTTTCCGACGCCCGTGGGTCCAAAGCAGAAGGCCGGATCCGCCCGTCGGCCGTACAGCAGCGGCTCGAGGGACTCGGAGAGGAGGTTCACCTCGTCGTGGCGGTGGACCACCTCGCTGGGCACGAAATCCTCGCGCAGGACCCGGTCGTCGACGATCACAGCCGCTCTGTTCTCCGTGGACCGTTGTAAACGGTGGCGTCCGGCTTCCGAAACTTCCGAAAGTGATTCTGTATCGCACTATGAGATTTATTGCAGACCTTCGGTCCGATTCGGATCGAATTTCGGCCTCACCTGGAGCGTCACAAGGCGATAAATCGGCCTTCGGCGACTGCAGCCTCGAGTACACTGCTCGTATCGGGGTTGGCACAGCCGGGATGTGAGGATAGGCCTCCGTCGACGCCAAAAGCAAGAATCGCGAGCGACGACTCCGCGCGACTGCTACGCGACCGAACCCAGACGAGAGATTCGCTTCTCGAGTCGGAACCGACGGCAGCCGTCGTTCGTGAATCCCAACACGGCGATCAGTAGCAGTACCTTGGGTGAGTCGGTCCACGCGCCGAAGGTGATGTCGTGTCGTCCCGACTCGAGTGGTATCCTTCGGTGGGCAGTGGAGTGTCCAACGCACCCCTCGAACCCCGGAGTCGAGGCGTTCGAACGGGTGTTGAAAAGTGCCGATCCGAGAACGGGTATCGAGTTCGACCACGAGTCCACGTCTCGCGCGCGTATGGGACATTGATGGACACCCCTTGGGTACCACAAGTTCTACCGGCCGACGAACCACCGGTTAGCTCGGTTCTCGAGTCGACCCCGAACGGACGAATCGAGCTGTGACCCTCGCAACCATCGAGGCTGTTCCGACCGCGGAGTCGTTCGAGTACCTCGAGCAGTTTTCGAGTTGAGCGGCTCGGCCGAGCGGAACTCGCGCGGCGAACGGATCGACCGGCAACCGACTTCGAGACGGTCGTTCCAGCTGCGGCCGTATGCGCTCGGACTCGAGAAGGGGCGCGAGCGACACCAGTGATTCGAGGATTGAAACGGCGGTTCAATCGGTCTGAAGGGGTGATTTCCGTAAACGAGAGTACTACCTCAAGAAATAAATTGAATACTGCTATATCAAATGCAGCGTTCTGTAGTTCAGAATGCTCGGTATCTGCTGTACGGGATCTCCATTTTCCGACCAAATCACTCGACTTTCACCCGAATATTCTGCTGAAAAACTATCGTATGACTGTCAAGAATAGGTCTACGATCAAAATCGCGTGAAAATCGAGTAGCAGCGTACTGATGGCTCTACGCGGTCAGGCGAATGCGAGAATCAATGAACGGCTATATCAGCCGTGTCAACTGCCGATTGACGAATCCGATAAATCGTTGCGCAGTTATTCGTGGTTTCGGCCGAAACTCTACATCGAGCCCGGTCTGTACAAGGAAGTCAACCATCAGCCAAGCGTTGTACAGGAGGACTGCGAATCCGAAATGGAACAGCCGCACGCTGAAATCCTTCGACGTCGTCCACACATTGCACGGAAATATATAGTGCTTGCACCATCAAACACTTTACTTAAATAGCTATTATTTGAACACATGACTCGTTTCATCACCGATCTTCGACTCCAAGTAGTTGAAACCGCCTCAACGATTCCGACATATTATATACTCTTCTTTTTTGCCCCGATAATGAAGAGCTGGCAAGAGATGGATTCAATAATTAACGAGGCAACGGGTTGGATGTTATTTCTAACATTTCTCTGTGGGGTAGTCCCGATGGTTGTTATCACCATTATAAACGGTGTTAGATACCAATTTGATGTTGGGTCTGTCAACCAAATTGATATTATATTAGTAGTGGCCTATGTTTTCGGGGTTTTATTAATGCTCGTTTCTGGGGTTACGGACTCGACTGGGGCAGAGATTCTACAAGAGCATATTGTATTATTCACTGGCCTCACTATCACCTCTGCAGCAACCGTACTACTTACGTTCGTTCTCCTCGGACGACTTTCACACACCACGATACAGATATTCACTTCAGATACCTGGGAGCGATAACAAGTTATCACTGTGCTTTATTAACCCAAATCGGGTCAGATTACCCAACCGTCGTGTATGCACAAAATAAATCGTGTTCCGATGTCTCATAGTTGTCGTACTCAACATCAAACGTGGAATCCCGTTCAGCAATCTTGGCATCCGCAACTACACCAGCGTTTGACTCTAACGAAGTAGCGATAGTAACAACTGAAACGATGTACACACCGATCGCATAGCTGTCGTGCGATCGGGTGTGCGCTGACTTCCAGTGGCCACTGTAGCTGGCGAAATGATGTGTGAGTTGTTTGTTGAAACGGCTATTCGGCAGCCGGTAGCTGACGTTTCCGTTTTGCGTGCTCTCGTCGCACGATCACGTCATGACGCCTTAGTGAATGACCGTCACAGCTCGATGATTTCTAAACATAGTTGAATTAAAAACCTATATCTGCCACGTGCGTAGATTCATTTACAATGCAATTCTGCGACGAGTGTGGTTCGATGATGCACACGGAGGGCGACACGTGGGTGTGTCGCTCTTGTGAGCACGAGGAGCCGCGGGAATCGCAATCGGAAGCGGCGATGGCGACCCGGGAGGGGCAGCGGGACGACGGGGCACCCGCCGTGGCTGACGCAACCCAAGGCCCCACTGAGACGATGCAAGAGCCCTGTCCAGCGGACGACTGCGACAGCGACCGAGCCTACTACGAAATGATGCCGAAGCCGGGCGGTTCCTACGAGGTTCGGCTGTTAACCTGCGTCGAGTGTGACCACAAGTGGCGCGAGTCCTGACGGCGCATCTCGCGACCCTCTCTCCTTAAATACGCACAGGCTCTCATCCTCATTCCTTCCGTAATGTCAGCTGGTTCTTGTGGTTGCTTTCTCAGGAGAAGAAATTTCCCGTCTGCTTCATCGTTAACGTCAAAACTCGGTGCATCAGCAGAGCTCTCGATATGTTCTCCATTATCTGATTTACCGCCTAAATCGTCAGAGTCAACAGATCCTGCAGTAACTACCAGACAGCTTGTTACACCGCGGAGAAGAATGCGCTCCTCCATGCAGATGTATAATCCAAGTGGGTGAGAACCGCGAATAGTGCGATCAGTGTATAAACCGTTTCAGTTGGTACAATAGATCGGTTCAGCCGACTCCCGGCGTCATCGATCACACAACAGCAAATCGAGACGTTGTAGCCACCATATCGCGAGAAAGGTAACTGAGAAGTGAGGTTGGCCGTCTTCCAGAACGAATCAGACTACAAATACGCAGCGAACGCGTCGGCGAGTTTCGCTTCGGCGCGTCGCAGGTGGTGTTCCGCCGTCCGGCGGCCGATGCCGACCGCGTCTGCGAGTTCGCTGGTCGTCGTTCCCCGCGGGATTTCGTAGTAGCCACGCTCGTGTGCGAGCAAGAACACCTCTCGTTGCCGGTCGGAAAGGGGCGGTAAGACGGCGTTGACCGAAAGCACCGGCGTCTCGGATTTGATCGTGGACAGTTCCTGTTTCGACTCGACGACGACGCTGTGGGCGGCCGAAACGTCGCTGTAGAACCCAGTCAGATTCGCTGCGTCGAGTGCGAGAACGCGAACGATCTTGGAGCCCTCCGCGTATCGAAGCGGGGGGAAGAGCAGACAGTCGTTGGCCGCGAGGTGCGGCTCGATCGCGTCGTCCGCGTAGTGTTTGAGACAGGCCTCCGTGATGACGGTTCGATCACTCTCGTTTTCGATCTGCTCGCGGACGCCGACTTCGGAACGAACGTGCTCTACCACGTCTTCCTGGCACTCACCGGTGATATGGAGCAGATCGCAGTGGTCGTTACACCAGAGTTCGATGCCGGTATCGGTTCCGGCAGTCGAACTCGCATACGGACTGTCGCTCTCGATGCGGAACACGGCCTTATACATAGGAGGGGGCATTCTCACCCGAGAACTTAAAGGGATTTCCAAAGGGAGCATCCAGATTATCACTCTTAGGAATGGTATGCAGACACATGGATGAGCAGCAATCGACGGACGACGCCGAACACGGAGTCGGGTCCCCGTCCACGCAGTGGCTCGAGTATCAGGGTGCTCCCACCGGGACGGATATCGAGTGCAACGGTTGGCGGCAAGAGGCCGCCCTCCGGATGCTGAACAACAACCTCGATCCGGAGGTCGCCGAACGACCAACGGATCTCGTCGTGTACGGCGGGACCGGTCGTGCAGCCCGAAACTGGGATGCGTACGACGCCATTGTCGACGAACTCCGATCGCTCGAGGACGACGAGACGTTACTCGTCCAGTCCGGGAAGCCGGTCGGACGGTTCAAGACGCACGAACGCGCGCCGCGGGTCCTCATCGCGAACTCCAACCTCGTCGGGAAGTGGGACGATTGGGATCACTTCCACGAACTCGAGGCGAAGGGGCTCATCATGTACGGCCAGATGACCGCCGGATCGTGGGCGTACATCGGAACGCAGGGAATCATTCAGGGGACGTTCGAGACGCTCGCCGAGGCGGCCAGACAGCACTTTCCCGACCGAGACGGGCTTCGAGGAACGATTACCGTGACGGCCGGGCTCGGCGGGATGGGCGGTGCACAACCCCTCGCCGTGACGATGAACAACGGCGTTTGCATCGCGGCCGAAGTCGACGAAGACCGAATCGACCGACGGATCGAGACCGACTACTGTATGACGAAGACCGACGACCTCGACGAGGCCATCGAACTGGCACGAGAGGCCGCGCGAGCGGACGAGTCACTCTCTATCGCCCTTCACATGAACGCAGCGGACATGTTCGACGGGCTACGAGAACGAGAGTTCGTCCCCGACGTGGTGACCGATCAGACGAGCGCTCACGACGAACTCGAGGGCTACTACCCGTCGGGGTACACCGTCTCGGAGGCCGACGCGTTACGCGAATCGGATCCGGACCAGTACGTCGCGGAGAGTCTCGAAACCATGGAGCGCCACGTGGAAGGGATCCTCGAGATGCAAGATGCTGGCGCGGT
Above is a window of Natronorubrum tibetense GA33 DNA encoding:
- a CDS encoding helix-turn-helix domain-containing protein, with protein sequence MYKAVFRIESDSPYASSTAGTDTGIELWCNDHCDLLHITGECQEDVVEHVRSEVGVREQIENESDRTVITEACLKHYADDAIEPHLAANDCLLFPPLRYAEGSKIVRVLALDAANLTGFYSDVSAAHSVVVESKQELSTIKSETPVLSVNAVLPPLSDRQREVFLLAHERGYYEIPRGTTTSELADAVGIGRRTAEHHLRRAEAKLADAFAAYL
- the hutU gene encoding urocanate hydratase, with the protein product MDEQQSTDDAEHGVGSPSTQWLEYQGAPTGTDIECNGWRQEAALRMLNNNLDPEVAERPTDLVVYGGTGRAARNWDAYDAIVDELRSLEDDETLLVQSGKPVGRFKTHERAPRVLIANSNLVGKWDDWDHFHELEAKGLIMYGQMTAGSWAYIGTQGIIQGTFETLAEAARQHFPDRDGLRGTITVTAGLGGMGGAQPLAVTMNNGVCIAAEVDEDRIDRRIETDYCMTKTDDLDEAIELAREAARADESLSIALHMNAADMFDGLREREFVPDVVTDQTSAHDELEGYYPSGYTVSEADALRESDPDQYVAESLETMERHVEGILEMQDAGAVAFEYGNNIRGQVQEHRDVANAFDFPGFVPAYIRPLFCRGKGPFRWVALSGEKADIHRTDEAVKNLFPAKEHLHRWIDLAQERVSFQGLPSRVCWLGYQSGDDPDGLTERARFALRINELVASGELAAPIVVTRDHLDAGSVASPNRETEAMKDGSDAVADWPILNALLNASAGADIVSVHDGGGVGIGNSLHANNHVVLDGSELAAEKARRVFTTDPGIGVARHADAGYEEALEEAAESNVHVPMEEQ
- a CDS encoding Cdc6/Cdc18 family protein — encoded protein: MIVDDRVLREDFVPSEVVHRHDEVNLLSESLEPLLYGRRADPAFCFGPTGVGKTCIARYTLAQLREQEPAVEVAYVNCWQEYTRFRVLYSVLEAVGRTFDIHRSTPKDELFGRLRETDDRPIVVILDEVDQLEETAALYDLHRLSHVSLVLIANREEELFASFDDRVRSRLRAGTRVRFDRYGTEELTAILAERADKALEPGCVSDEQLRTIADAASGDARVGIGILRSAARRASQQGQECVTDDVLEAAIPDARTAIRRKTVEGLIEHQRVLYDIVADVGEIEPGDLYDEYERRVTDPKTNRTLRNYLTKMVHYDLIEAVGERRGRTYRIIDDDAVDRE
- a CDS encoding RPA12/RPB9/RPC11 RNA polymerase family protein: MQFCDECGSMMHTEGDTWVCRSCEHEEPRESQSEAAMATREGQRDDGAPAVADATQGPTETMQEPCPADDCDSDRAYYEMMPKPGGSYEVRLLTCVECDHKWRES